GTCGGGTCAATGCCGTTATTTACAAAGTGCACCTCTACTTCCGGTATTTCCTTCATCCGGATCAGGCGGTACGAGTTGAAGTTCTGCTGCTCTGGCGCACCATTTTTAAACGTCAGGTTGCTGTACATAGCATGGCTCAAACCATCCACGATACCACCGCACACCTGCTGTTTCGCACCGCTCAGGTTCACCACCATGCCACAGTCTGAGGCCGCATATATCTTCGTGAGCACCGGCTTTTTATTTTCCATCACTACCTCTCCCACCTGCGCCACGTAGGAGCGGTGCGAAAAGTAAACGCTGAACCCCTGCGCCACGCCTTTCTTCTTGCCCCAGCCCGATTTCTCGGCGGCCAGTTCTATCACGCCTTTCATGCGGTTTATGTCGTATTTGATTTCCCCAACTGGCGTTTTCTTGGCTTTGTCCAGCAGCTCCAGCCGAAACTGCACCGGGTCTTTGCCAGCGGCATGCGCTACTTCATCAAGAAACGACTGCTCGGCAAAAGCCAGGAAGTTGGTGATAGGCGCGCGCCAGGGGCCGGTGGTGATAGGAGACTTGTGCTCCACCGAATCGATCAGCAGGTTGTCTACGGCACCTGAGGGGAAGTTGTCCTCACGGGTCGGGTTGCCGGAGTTCATGCCTACGCCCCGCAGCTTGTAGCCAATCATGTTGCCATTGGCATCGAGAGCCGCCTCAAAACGGTAACGCACCGCCGGACGGTAGGTGCCGCCGGTCATATCGTCTTCGCGGGTCCAGATAACCTTAACGGGTGCTTTGATGATGCTGGAGAGTTCGGCAGCCTCCAGGGCAAAATCAGCACTTAGCCGGCGACCGAATCCGCCGCCGAGGCGGGTCAGCTGCACCGTCACTTTCTTCGGGGCTATTTTCAGCAGTTCGGCCACCTGGTCGCGGGCCCGTTCCGGTGTTTGTGTCGGGCCCACCAGTTCCACCCCGTCCGGGCGCACATGCGCAAAAAAGTTCATTGGCTCCATCGGGCTGTGCGACAGGAACGGGCACTGGTATTCGCTCTTGATGACTTTGGCAGCCGATTTGAAAGCAGCCTCCACATCCCCGTCTTTTCGGCGCACTTCTGCGTTCGGGCTGTTGAGGAGCTCTTTAAATATGCGGTCATGGTCCGCGCTGCTTTCCAGCGCCGCCTCTGGCTCATACTCTACTTTCAGGGCTTTGCGGGCTTTGTTCACCTGCCATGTCGATTTGCCCACCACGGCCACGTTGTTTTTGAACGTCACCACGTCCACAATGCCGGGCATGGCTTTTGCTGCTGCGGCATCTACTGATTTCAGTTTCAAACCAAAGGCCGTCGGGCGCTGAATCATCGCAAACAGCATCCCCTCTTTGTAGAAATCAAGCCCGTAAAGTGGTTTGCCCGTTACCATCTCGTGGTTGTCCACGTTGCGGACTGCCGTACCAATCAGCTTAAAATCCTTCGGGTCTTTCAGCTTCACATTCTCCGGCACCGGCACTTTGGAAGCCTCAGTAGCCAGCTCGCCGTAGCTCAGTTTCTTGCCGTTGGCAGGGTTCAGCACAAAGCCATTTTCTGTTTTGAGCGCGCTTGCAGGTACTTTCCAGCGTTTGGCGGCAGCCTCAACGAGCATGTGGCGCGCAGTGGCTCCCGCTTTGCGCAGGCGCTCCCACGAGTGCGGCACAGCCCCGCTGCCACCCGTTACCTGGCGCTCAAATTTTTTCGTGTCGAGCGGCGCCTGCACCACTTTCACCTTCGTCCAGTCAGCATCCAACTCCTCGGCCACAATCATCGGGAAGGAAGTCTTGATGTTCTGGCCCAGCTCAGGGTTCGGGGAGAGAATGGTCAAGATGCCATCCGGGGAAAGCGCTAAATAGCTGTTAAAATTAATTTCGCCTGCGGCAATGGCGGTGTCGCTCACCACCTCGAGGGCCGACGCCAGGGAGCCGGTCCAGCTAAAGCCCAGGAAAAGCCCGCCACCCGCAGTGGCAGCCAGCTTCATAAAATTGCGTCTGCTTGGTTTGGATAGAGTCGACATGGCTATTTGGTTTTAGTGGCGGCTAAGGCAACGGCTTCGCGGATGCGGTGGTAGGTGCCGCAGCGGCAGATGTTGCCGTTCATGGTGTTTTCTATATCCGCTGTGCTCGGGTTCGGGTTCTTGTTGAGCAAGGCCACGGCCGTCATAATCTGGCCTGCCTGGCAGTAGCCGCACTGAGCCACGTCCACTTCGTCCCAGGCCTGCTGCACCGGGTGGTCGCCGTTGGCGGACAGCCCTTCGATGGTGGTGACGCTGGCGTCGCCGACGGAGGAAACCGGCAGCACGCAGGAACGGGTGGCGTTGCCATTGACATGCACCGTGCAGGCACCGCACTGCGCAATTCCGCAACCATACTTGGTTCCGACCAGCCCCAGGTTGTCGCGCAGCACCCACAGCAAAGGGGTGTCTGATTCAACGTCGGCCTCGTAGCTTCGGCCGTTGATTTTCAGCTTATATATGGCCATAGGAAATAGTAGATATGATTTTTAAAGTAAGGTAAGCATATAATAGCAAATCAAGAAAAAATGTTCAAAATTATCAACTTAACCCTTTGACTCCGTTCTTCTTAACAAGGCATAATCTTCCGGTGTGTCGATGTCTATGGCACCCAGGGCAAATGGCATGTCGGCCACATCTTCGTTGTGCCGGAACAGCAGTTTCTTGGCTCCCTCTTTCCCCCGCAGGTAAAGCAGTTCATCAAAATAATCCTTGCTGAAAAGCACGGGCGTGCCCAGGGTGTCCTTGTACTGGCAGGCGACAATGCCCTTACCACTCGACTCCTTTGTGTGTATCAGGCTGTTGAGCAGGGATGCTTTCACAAAAGGTTGATCGCACACCATCAGGATAACGCCCTCCGTATGCGGCGCGGCAGTCAGCAGGGCAGAAAGGCCGCAGCGTATGGAGGAACTCATCCCCTCCTGCCAATCCGGGTTGTGGACCGTGGCGACGGATTTACTCGCCTCTTCCGGCATATATAAATTAGTGTTCGCTCCCAGCACTACGATTACCGGCTGGCAGTTGGTGGCGAGCGCGGCGTTGACGGCGTGCTGCAGCAGGGTTTCCCCCTTGTATAGAAGCTCCTGCTTCGGCTCCCCCATCCGGGCGGAGGCCCCCGCCGCCAGTATGACTATTCCTATCATCGACTTTCTTTAATTTAAGACAAAAGTATCAGGACACAAGACTTTAGACATTAGATTTTAGACATGAGACATTAGATGGTACCCTTGATTGGCTGCTTTCCTGTATATGCTAATTCCGGAAGCTCCCCATCCTTAGCGACAGCCACTTTCTGAAAATCTATTCCGACGCCTGCTTTTGTCTATAGTCAGGCCTATGTCCTATATATGGTGCGCGTTGCGCTGTTTCCGTACCAGCCACGTTAGAGCCTGCCTTATTTTGAGGCGTCGCGCATATAGCGGCATATACCGAAATTACCTATATTGAGCCGGTGTTCGAGCACGCGCTGCCGCACAGGCGCCGGTGCTCCCCAACCAGGCCGCCCCCGGCCGCACAAACTTAAGTTAACCTTTCGCACCCGAAGCCCATATAGGAGGTAGCCACGCTGTTTCCGCAGGCGGTGCGGGAGCAGGGTATTGACAGGAAATTTAACCTTTGTTATATATAAACTTTAATGAGCAAGCTAACTATCGGGAGCCTGAAAGAGCTCGAGCAGCACGAAGGGGCTGAAATGGGTGTGTCAGATTACCATACCATTACGCAGGAGCAAATAAACAAGTTTGCCGACGCCACCCTGGACCACCAGTGGATACACCTCGACGCGGAGCGGGCCAGAACGGAGACACCCTTCGGAAGCACCATCGCCCACGGCTACCTCACCGTGTCGCTCCTGCCCTACCTGTGGTCGCAGATTGCCTTGATTGAAAACCTGAAGATGCAGGTGAACTACGAGATCGAGAGCCTGCGCTTTAACCAGGCCGTGACGGTGAACAGCGCCGTGCGCCTGCGGGCAAAACTGCTTTCGGTGAAAGACCTGCGCGGCATCGCCAAGGCGAGGCTGGAGGTAACGATGGAGATTCAGGACAGCAAAAAACCCGCCTTCACCGGCATCATCACCTTCCTGTACCACTTCAACAGCTAAGCTATATATGGCTTACTTATAAACACTTACAATCAGATCCAGTGTTCTATAATCCGTTGCATCCGGTCGTAATGTGAGCCTTTCCAGTAAACGCGGTTACAGCCAGTGCATTGGTAGAACTCGTGGAAATATAGCCTGGTTTTGGGAGGAAGCTGCGCTATTACGCTTTCCTTCGGCACTTCGGTGATGGTGCCGTTGCAGGCGATGCAGCGGGAGAAAGGCTGTAGCCGGTCCTGCAGGTTGAAGTAGGTGATGACCTCCTGCAGTTGCGCCTCCAGGTGCTGGGAGCGCAGCCAGTAGCCCCATTGTATAGACTTCTGTTTTAGCAGCCCGACGTCCCGCGTCAGGACGGTGCGGTTTTCGGATTGAGCTATATGAGCGATGTCCTGATCGGTGTAGTCGTTGCGATAGCAGCTGTCGAAGCCCAGCATCCGCAGCGCCCTGGCCAACCTGCCCAGATGCACATCCAACACAAACTTCTCCGGGGCGGCCTCGCCGGAGCGCAGCGAAAAATCAGCAGGAAAGAACTCCCTCCAGCCCGCCGGATAAACGGCTACAGTATCGCCCGGCTGCAGGGAGTGGTAAAAACCTACAGGCTTTTCATTTATTAAAATCACCGCTACTTCCGGGTGGGGCACACCCAGCGCTTCGATGGCATCTTTCACGGCCGGGGCACCGGCAAACCTATATAGCAGCTGCATTTCCCGTTTCGCCCTGGGCAGGAAGTCGTTCAGGCTGCCGTAGAAAGTGAAGGTGGCGGAGTTGTCCATGTCCTGTGCCGCCGTTGTGTCGGTTATATATAGCCGGAGCCGCCACGCTTGTGGCAGCGGCTCCGGCTACACTTTATTTTACATCTGTGGCATCATACACCACCACCTTAGCCCAGAGCGAGGAGCACTTCTCTACAAAGGCTTTGTGTACCGGGTGTACCTGGTAAACCTCCTGGTCCTCCAGGTTGTCGAAAATCAGCAGCCACGACACGTCGTAGCCTTTCTCGATTACATCCCTGTTGGTGCTGGCCGGCTCTCCGATGTGTAAGGTCCGGATTTCCTTGATAGACGTCATTTCGCGCAGGCCTTCCAGCAGTTTCGCTTTATCTTCTTCCGAACCGGCATTCTTAAGCCAGAAAAATACGTGGTGTACAAACATGTCTTTCGTTTTAGTTTATATATAGGTTTAGAAACAAGCAGGTGCCGCAGCACCTGCTGGCCTGAAATTAACAGTTATCAGGGCGAATAACAATATATAGCCCAGTCCTAAAGCTCCGGGGGCGGGGATCATGGCCTGAGACGAAAATGGCCGATACATGAATCGAAGGCGGCTGATGTAATTTAGAAGTTCATCCTGACCATCCTTAAATCCTGAAATCCTGGGGGTAGGGGCCCTTGAGAAGATTCAGATTAGTGCGAGGAAGTTTCGTGCAGGCCGCGACCTGTCCCTATGAAAGCATGTCGGCATGCAACCTGCCCGTTTCTAACAGCTGTACCCACCTTTTATAATCCTGTTAACCTGCTTTTTCTTAATTTTGGCTTTCTTTGCCGGTTCAAGGCCGGTAAAAGCGCCCGTGTCATAACGCAGATACAACATGCAGGACTTTTTTGAACTGAAGAAGAACAACACTACGGTGCAAACCGAGATTATTGCCGGAGTCGCTTCTTTTCTGGCCACCTCCTATATCATTGTCGTCAACCCCAGCGTCCTCAGCCAGGCCGGGATGCCCTTTGCCGGGGTGCTGACAGCCACGGTCATCGTCTGTTTCTTCAGCAGCCTGATGATGGGGCTGTACGCGAAGAACCCCATCATTGTAGCGCCCGGCATGGGCCTGAACGCCTTCTTTACTTACTCAGCGGTGCTGGGGCTGGGGGTTACGTGGCAGGTCGCGCTGGGGGCGGTGTTCTGGTCGGGCATTGTGTTTCTGCTGCTGTCGGCCTTCAACATCCGCACGCTTATCCTGCTGGCCATTCCGCGGCCCCTCCGCTATGCCATCGCGGCGGGCATCGGCCTGTTCATCACGCTGATAGGTTTTGCCAATGCCAAATTCATCGTGGCCAACCCGGCTACCATCCTCAGCATCGGCGACATAACGCCCTCCGTGCTCACCTTCCTGGCCGGTCTGCTCCTGACGGCCGTTCTGCTGACGAAGCAGGTGAAGGGCGGCATCCTGTTCGGTATCCTCTTCACCACGCTGGCCGCCTACCCGCTGGGCCGCTGGTGGGGCCTGGGTGCGGACCCGCAGGTGAACTGGCAGGGTGTTTTCGCCGCGCCCGATTTCAGCCTGCTGCTGCAGCTGGACTATATAAACTCATTACAGTGGGCGGTGGTGCCGGTTATCTTCGCGTTTGTGTTTACGGATATGTTCGACAGCATCTCTACCTTCGTGGGCCTGGCCGAGGCCGCCAACCTGACGGACGCGCAGGGCCAGCCCCGGAACATCAAACGCTCCCTGATGACGGACGCCTTTGCCACTACCCTAGCCGGACTGGTCGGGTCTAGCCCCGGCACGGCCTATATAGAGTCGGCGGTGGGGATAGAGGCAGGCGGGCGCACCGGGCTCACGGCGGTGGTGGGCGCGCTGCTGTTTCTGCCGTTCCTGTTCCTGGCACCGCTGCTTTCCGTTATTCCGGCCATCGCCACCGCCCCGGCGCTGGTGCTGGTGGGCGTGTTTATGGTGCGCCCTGTCACGAAGGTAGACTGGCAGCAACTGGACGAGGCGATTCCGGCATTTCTGGCAATGGTGCTGATTCCGTTTTCCTACTCCATCACGCAGGGCATCATATGGGGCTTTCTGAGCTGGACGGCCATGAAACTGGTGAGCGGGAAGACGCAG
This window of the Pontibacter russatus genome carries:
- a CDS encoding xanthine dehydrogenase family protein molybdopterin-binding subunit; this encodes MSTLSKPSRRNFMKLAATAGGGLFLGFSWTGSLASALEVVSDTAIAAGEINFNSYLALSPDGILTILSPNPELGQNIKTSFPMIVAEELDADWTKVKVVQAPLDTKKFERQVTGGSGAVPHSWERLRKAGATARHMLVEAAAKRWKVPASALKTENGFVLNPANGKKLSYGELATEASKVPVPENVKLKDPKDFKLIGTAVRNVDNHEMVTGKPLYGLDFYKEGMLFAMIQRPTAFGLKLKSVDAAAAKAMPGIVDVVTFKNNVAVVGKSTWQVNKARKALKVEYEPEAALESSADHDRIFKELLNSPNAEVRRKDGDVEAAFKSAAKVIKSEYQCPFLSHSPMEPMNFFAHVRPDGVELVGPTQTPERARDQVAELLKIAPKKVTVQLTRLGGGFGRRLSADFALEAAELSSIIKAPVKVIWTREDDMTGGTYRPAVRYRFEAALDANGNMIGYKLRGVGMNSGNPTREDNFPSGAVDNLLIDSVEHKSPITTGPWRAPITNFLAFAEQSFLDEVAHAAGKDPVQFRLELLDKAKKTPVGEIKYDINRMKGVIELAAEKSGWGKKKGVAQGFSVYFSHRSYVAQVGEVVMENKKPVLTKIYAASDCGMVVNLSGAKQQVCGGIVDGLSHAMYSNLTFKNGAPEQQNFNSYRLIRMKEIPEVEVHFVNNGIDPTGLGEPALPPTGGAVANAIFKATGKRLRSQPFVEQEELKTV
- a CDS encoding (2Fe-2S)-binding protein, whose protein sequence is MAIYKLKINGRSYEADVESDTPLLWVLRDNLGLVGTKYGCGIAQCGACTVHVNGNATRSCVLPVSSVGDASVTTIEGLSANGDHPVQQAWDEVDVAQCGYCQAGQIMTAVALLNKNPNPSTADIENTMNGNICRCGTYHRIREAVALAATKTK
- a CDS encoding nucleotidyltransferase family protein; this encodes MIGIVILAAGASARMGEPKQELLYKGETLLQHAVNAALATNCQPVIVVLGANTNLYMPEEASKSVATVHNPDWQEGMSSSIRCGLSALLTAAPHTEGVILMVCDQPFVKASLLNSLIHTKESSGKGIVACQYKDTLGTPVLFSKDYFDELLYLRGKEGAKKLLFRHNEDVADMPFALGAIDIDTPEDYALLRRTESKG
- a CDS encoding MaoC family dehydratase; amino-acid sequence: MSKLTIGSLKELEQHEGAEMGVSDYHTITQEQINKFADATLDHQWIHLDAERARTETPFGSTIAHGYLTVSLLPYLWSQIALIENLKMQVNYEIESLRFNQAVTVNSAVRLRAKLLSVKDLRGIAKARLEVTMEIQDSKKPAFTGIITFLYHFNS
- a CDS encoding Mut7-C RNAse domain-containing protein yields the protein MDNSATFTFYGSLNDFLPRAKREMQLLYRFAGAPAVKDAIEALGVPHPEVAVILINEKPVGFYHSLQPGDTVAVYPAGWREFFPADFSLRSGEAAPEKFVLDVHLGRLARALRMLGFDSCYRNDYTDQDIAHIAQSENRTVLTRDVGLLKQKSIQWGYWLRSQHLEAQLQEVITYFNLQDRLQPFSRCIACNGTITEVPKESVIAQLPPKTRLYFHEFYQCTGCNRVYWKGSHYDRMQRIIEHWI
- a CDS encoding Dabb family protein; amino-acid sequence: MFVHHVFFWLKNAGSEEDKAKLLEGLREMTSIKEIRTLHIGEPASTNRDVIEKGYDVSWLLIFDNLEDQEVYQVHPVHKAFVEKCSSLWAKVVVYDATDVK
- a CDS encoding NCS2 family permease, coding for MQDFFELKKNNTTVQTEIIAGVASFLATSYIIVVNPSVLSQAGMPFAGVLTATVIVCFFSSLMMGLYAKNPIIVAPGMGLNAFFTYSAVLGLGVTWQVALGAVFWSGIVFLLLSAFNIRTLILLAIPRPLRYAIAAGIGLFITLIGFANAKFIVANPATILSIGDITPSVLTFLAGLLLTAVLLTKQVKGGILFGILFTTLAAYPLGRWWGLGADPQVNWQGVFAAPDFSLLLQLDYINSLQWAVVPVIFAFVFTDMFDSISTFVGLAEAANLTDAQGQPRNIKRSLMTDAFATTLAGLVGSSPGTAYIESAVGIEAGGRTGLTAVVGALLFLPFLFLAPLLSVIPAIATAPALVLVGVFMVRPVTKVDWQQLDEAIPAFLAMVLIPFSYSITQGIIWGFLSWTAMKLVSGKTQDITLALLVIDAFCILALFVH